Within Seriola aureovittata isolate HTS-2021-v1 ecotype China chromosome 12, ASM2101889v1, whole genome shotgun sequence, the genomic segment CGTTAATGTTGATATAGTTGCACATATCAATCTGCAcagggaataaaaacatttttaccgTGCTTTAATTTGAAGAAATATTGCAGTTCTGAGGTTAAAAATCCAGTAATGTAATTGTAATGATGTAGCTACCTTCTTCAGTGTCTCCAAGGTGTCAGGGTTTACTTTAGTGATGTAGTTGGTTTCTGTTACAGCGTAAAAGTCCTCACCAACAGGGTAGACATTCACCAGGCAGTTGTCTGTGACCTCAACACCCTTGAAGTAAGAAAAAAacctgcaaacaaaaaaaatcccgTTTCGCATAAAGATGTCCAAACGTGATGTTGAAATGTAACGGGAGATTTAAGAAAGTAGACCCAGTATATTCAGCAgtgtagaagaaaaaagaaaccaagAGGAAAATATACCTTAGTGCATAAAGATTAAACTGAATTTGAATTCTACAGTCATAAACATCCAGAAAAGAAgagtctgtgtatctgtgtgcaaCCAACctggagaaaatgtttttgcaggGGTCAGGATATGCAAATGTACCGAACTCGGTGATCACCACACGCTTCTCCGTGATGGCTCGTACATAAGCATCTGTTCTGACAAACCtaagacagaggagagattgACAAATCAAGAATTTCATTCCAAAACACTACATATAAACTCGTTGAAAAATCATTGTTCACCATCCTGAAAGCTTGTATGAATATATCCTCAAAGGTTTAGCTGTTGAGTGCTTGAATGTGTTACAGTGACTTGACAAAGCAAAGGTCCTTAAGTATTTCATGTCTATAAATCTGAAATCTAACCTCCCTCACACAGTATAATCAACTTGCAGAAACTTGAGACTCACTTGCATATGCatctatttatttctcttttttcaatTGTTGTTAAAGTTGTGATGTTATTTCATGATGGTAATGTAGCTGTATGTGCAGCTTCTTTTGGAAAATCTTCATAGAATTGCCAGACAGCAATAACATAGCAAaactagaagggcactcagagGGCAgtatcaaacaacatacaccagacttcggagaaaaaaaacatgaaaatttaTAGTAAATAATTTGGATCTGCCTtaaaatgtaatgggttcttcccAGACACATTGGTTCACTATtttttttgcgtaatcctgctgataaATCAtcagacacgggtgaaaacataGGCCTAACCACCTTGAAGGTGGTGAATATACTCATGACATGATGCttactgtgatggattacaTCTCTCAAGCATGTTTCAAGTCTCTGCAGATTGGTTTTGATGCAGCATGGAAACCAACGGCTGCTTGAAAGGCACAACAAGCTCcaaggtgaaaaaatgtattggAAAGTGATCAGTACTCTGCTAAATTATGGAAATGGACTGAAAAATGACAGAGCAGTGGTACCCTCCTTAAAGCCTTACTTTCGGTAGTAGGTGACCTGGCCGTTCTTGAAGTCGAATTTGTGCATAAGGGCCTGGCCATCGAAGAGGTGATAGAAAGGTTCATCTCCAACCTCAAAAAGCCCAGGTCCCAAACGGAGGAGACTTCCCTTCAGAAATGAAGGAATCCTACCTGTAAAACATGATGAACATAAATGAGatattgtttttgaaaacagtttgtaaAGATGCATTAAGAGCCTGCTTTGGAGGCCAGTTATGTGTTCTCagaggaaataagaaaaagctACTCAAGCTACAAGTAAGTTTCCTTAACAGTGTGACTGGTAGACGAATGTCAAAGAATCAGTCTGCAGTCTATTTCTGTCTGAGAGATGCAAACAAACCTGTGACTGTTGCTGGAAGAGGCTCAGACAACTCCTCACATGTCTCAAAAATCTTCCTGTAGCCACCAGCTGGGTGCTCAAATCTGTCACCAGAAAGTAAAGACATCAACAAACATCAAAGCCAAGAAAATTTAACTTGATGAAATTTCCAGCAAGTGAAATGTTAGTTATATAGTTtaaatcgtaaaaaaaaaaaaaaagctgcaattGGGTCAAGCAGTTCACAGTGTGAACTTTTAAATCCTTCAGGAGCTTCATCAGCTGCCGGCACACTAACAGCACAGGGTCATAGGGTCAAATTGCAGAAAAGTCTACATCTAAATAACACCATAGAAATTGGCAAATTATGAAGTTTCAAATAAAGCAGAACCTATCCCTAGGTATGCTGGTTTACAAATATGTTGTCCCCAATAGTTGTGCATCATGAGAAACTCACCGGCTGACCATGTTTTCTTCTTGCAATACAGAAAGCAACTCTTTAGAAAAACCCCTGGTCACTTCTGAACTGGAAGTCTCTGATCTGCCCAGTGGATTTAGGGGTATTTATTCGTCTGGTCACCGTCACAGTCACTGCAATCTGCGCTGTAAACCTTTACTCCTGGCCAATCATGTTGCACCATGAACAAGAATCTCTTTGTGCCAATATCCTCCGATGGGTGACTCAATGGTCACCCCTCTCAAACCAAACCGGATTTATTGCAGAGAATATTTATCACACAGAGAACCATGCTTTGCAAATGTGTTGCAATGAtacatgtgattttattttgttcagatTTTGTCCTTTAAGATATAGTAATGCTGAGTCACACGAAGTGCAGTATATTTCAGGATATTGTCAGTATGTGTGgggctaaaaaaaaatgtaaattcagtaATTCAAAATATGTACAATTCACATAAAAGGCCatggctatatatatatatatatatatattatttgtaCACTTTTAGATTTTTACAGGTATGAATTTATAGAAACAGCCATTGGGATCAAGACTATATTGTCCAAAAACAAACCTCTTAGTATTTCAGCACATTACTATCGCCTAATTTTAGATTAAATAATGCTTTTCCGAAATAAAAGATTAATAGGAAGAGCTGAAAAATAttgtgaaacaacaacaaccttcACAGCTATTATTAGGTGCTATTGTACAATGCTCGTTAAATACAATGCTTAGTGGATGAAATGCGGCCAGTTGTTCTTTGGTCTGATCACAAAATGCCTTAACTTGCTTGTCTCAGTGCAACTATAATCCAGGTGTAGGGATTATGTTCGACGTAGGCCTGAAGACAAACTCTCTATTGTTTCTCCTGGGAAAAAACACCATTAGTAGAGAGAGTTTCTCCTGACGCAGTTTGATCAGTGGCAGGGTTGTGGTGTGGCTCTCTCGGTCAACACATGAGGGGCCGGCTTTAATTGGCAATATGCAACATTTTTGTGATAACTGATTAACAGAGATTTTCTCGCTATGCTCTTGAACTAAACCGAAGGGTCAGTAGTCAGAGTTATTTTTTGCTGCCACGGGTGATCAAAAACACCTGAGACTAAAAATTGTGAAAGggaacaacaatacaacaatagtgatgaaaaaaaaaaacacaaagaggagtTCATGAAGTCCCTTCCTTTTAAAGTTAGAATTAAAGTATAGTCATTTAAAAAGTTGAAAgtcttcttttttgttcttcacaTCTTTTAATTAAGTTGCCATAGACCAAATGTTTGAGTTCAATGATGAAAGCAGCATTTCcatatgtgaatgtgaaatttACCAAGAATGATCAGCAACTGAACTGTTTACTTCTACAAGATACAACTTCACATCAGATACATTAATCTGCACATTAGTTCCAATTTTCCTTTCAATAAAACTCTGTGTATCtgtccaaaataaaaacagataaatacaatgaaaaactAAAGCAAAACATACAGAAATTACAAGCATAACCTATATTTAGCCTAAATCTTTCCCACACTACTTTTacatcatagactgtatataaaaagtgTTGGATACAGCAAACCTATTACTGTATAATTATTACTTTAATATTAAACCATTAgcattttcttacattttactGTTCTATTTGTTTGAGGAGAAGCTATTTAACACAGGGCAGTAaccaattattattttcattctggattaatctgctgattactttttgattaactgattgtttggtttgtaaaactTTGTCCAGACAACAGTCCAAACctcaaaattattaaaaacaaatgaaagaaaaaaaaaatcaaaagagaagcagcaaataCTCACATATAAGAACCTTGAACCACAAAATATTTGGCATTATTGTAGGCCTATTAAAAGAGATTcaaatgattatcaaaatagttgggTAGTTTATGGAtaacaataacatttaaaaagcacTTCAAAGGATTTGTATgcaaaaaattgcaaaatttGTAAAGTAACTATACTGTTAAATATGTGGGGGGGataaaaagtttaatatttccatttgaaataTGATGGAGTAAACGTAGAAAGCGGCATGAAAACACTCAAccaaagtacaagtacctcaaatttgtagttaagtacaatacttgagtaaatagGCGTATAGTCAGCCTACATTTCACCACTGAATGTTCTCTGTGAGATTACAGCTTCTTAATTGTTCTTTCTTTCcagactgaatgaataaataatagacaATAGTACATTCTTTTAGGGACGGTATGTCCGAGATTTTACATGCCTTACTTTCTTACCAATAGTCTCTGTCACCATATCTTTGTTTATGTGTAGAAGAAGGCAGGGCGACCCCTGTTGGTTATTGATTGTAGGTAAAAACTTACTCTAAATAATATTAGTCCTGCACGCACTTGTGTGCAAGACTAATATTACATAGATCGATTACATAAAGCGAAGATAAAccttgtttttataaatgtaagGACGCTATTTTCCAGCAACAGCAGTTCAACTAAACGCATGCGCACATTGATCGGCATTAACTAAATATGGCGGCGGAATGCTACAGTCTGTCGTTGTAGCTGAGAGCTAACTAACACCTATCCAGCTAATTACCTACTAACAAGCTGATTTAATAGCGAGTAGACAACCGTTACTTTAGTAAAAGTTTGGTGGTTGATATAGCTGTAGTTGTTTGCACGGTTTTAGTCGGGAAGATGAATTACACCACGAAGGTAGTCCAGGTGACGAACGTGTCGCCGAGCACAACATCGGAGCAGATGAGGACGCTGTTCGGTTTTCTGGGAACCATCGAAGAGCTGAAGTTATTTCCACCGGAGTGAGTTAACTGGCTGCTGATTTATTAAGATAATTGTGAATTTAATTAAGACAAACATTAGCTGGATGGCTTGCTAAACATTTGTGGGACGGGGATGGAGGCCCATGCTAACCTGACTTGTTTGGCTAACAGTAACCTAATATACCTTTCGCTAGCTTCACTAAATTACATCCAAATCCATTGAATTATGATTTGATACAtcatagttgtttttttaaaattagtcTTTGAATAAAGCTTGTTGCGACACGGTCAGTCGAAATAGAGACTTAAATGGAGGCAACGAGTATTTTCTTATGTTAATTTCGGTTTGTAAGGTTAGACCAGTTATTTAGACTTTTATATTAGCGCAATTATACACTTGACTTATGAAGTgcaagaaaaagatgaaaataaagataCTTAGGATCTAACTTATGATCTGATATGATTTGTCTGCGTAAGACTAGTGTTTCTTAGTTTTGTATAATGTGCACATTTTTTTACTTACGATCTGACAATTTTAACAAACTATATCGATTTTTTTGGAGTTATGTATCGATTATGTTTTGGATTACTGAAAATGCCTGCCACAATTTCCtcactgcttgtttttgtctgaccaatAGTCAAAAAccttcagacagaaaaagagagaagcagtAAATCTTGATCTGTTGAATTTATTGATTACATTTTTGCAGATGGACTAAGTGGTTTTGACTTCATGTCTCATAATTAGACTCACTAAATCGCACCTGAGTATCTCATAATTTTGATTTACTAACAgtatcattttgttgtttgtctgattAACAAAGTAAATGTTTACACAGctcataaaatctaaaaatgaaaaatccagCTAACAGCATCCTGGCCTATTAATGGGGACAGTTTAGGGGGTTGTTGCAGTGATGGGACATTTTACACTCTGACTTAAACCCTGCCTAATATCGAAGTTATGTATTTGATATCATggcagtagtgtgtgtgtggataccCTCATTTGAAGGGCACAGTCAatgcattttcatatttcacacagaCCATCTGAGTACAATTGGACcacatttttctgttaataTGTTGGACTTTTGTATTTTGTACTTCCTTGACAGTGATTCTCCGATGCCGGTGACGTCGCGTGTGTGCTTTGTGAAGTTCCAGGAGCCAGAGTCGGTTGGAGTGTCTCAACATCTGACTAACACCGTGTTTGTGGACAGAGCGTTGATTGTGGTCCCGTTTGCTGAAGGTTTGTCTCATAATTATTCCCATGTATGAGTGGTCCTTGTTGATTGAATGGCATGACTCTGGAACAGTGACGACGTAAAAGAGTAAAAAACGATTTCATCTGTCCTATTTGTGAAGTGCACAAGTCAGCTCACCCTTGTCTGTTTATGTGAGCTTTTTAAGAAAATTTGAATGATACTGGTTATGCCGTTCCCTCCCATCGTCTGTAAGAATCATTTAAAGCAGACTCTATTGCCAGATTTTTGGTATGCTGGGGTAGCACATGCCATATCTGTTTTATCACCACAATACAATTCtcctaataaactggaattggttttttggaaaaatacatgtacatttCAAGCTGTGCGTGTCTCCTTAAAACAATGACTTACTGTGCATGTAGAAAGCGCGGTATACCAAAATCGGCTTTACAGACTAGGAGTTGAACATTCCCAAGATGTGGGCGCCGCAGGCACCTCAAAGTTCAGAAGTGAAGTTGTTTAAACTCTTAAccacatgcattttattttctccccaATATTGGACTATCCTCTGTTAAACTTCTCtctgttatttgtgtgtgtgtgtgtatgtgtgtgtgtgtgatttttgtaGTGAAGAAGGCAAAAGCAGCCCCCTCGTTGATGGCTGAAAGTGGTCCTCTGCCTGCCAACAGGGGATTGTAGACATTTGCAAAGGCCAGCAAGCATTCAAGCCCCATCCCTCTCTTTTTGTGTCTTCTATTCTTTCTttgccctctctttctctttccttctgtcAAACTTATCTTTTCTAGGTGGTTTAGTTTAAAGAGTATAACGGTCAGAAATGAAGGACATAGCCTGAAACAGTGCTTAATCTGCACTATTTTGCAACACTTGAATTCTGCTTCGCCATTCATTTTATGGTGGAAGCATTGTTCCTTCACAGATGAGGCTGGCAATATGCTTCATTTTCTTGAAGTCaccaaatcccatgaaaagacaaaaagactgttttccaaaaacatattttaaaagcaCATTGTTGAACCACACCGTTGCACTGGGGGACATGTTTATTCATTACAATGAACGCTggcactgcagtttattttgagtaaGTGCCAGAggcaccatcctgctgctgaaaatagtcacTACTGCACCAAATGTGTCTCAATCCACCACTGTCAGAAGTCAGAAAGTGTTGACAGACGGACTAAGACATagttgtttttggtcttttcatggaatttaTTGACAATAACATAAAAAGAGTATACCCAGcctcttcctttttaaaaatggttaaATTTACAactgaactaaaaaaaacttttaatgacAATCCCTTATTTGTGTCTGGTGGCAAAAGACTGTATAAAAAGACTGTGTTGATAATCAGTTGTGCAAAAACCACAATACCCAGGCAGCTGGGACTGCACAGACTAACTTTGAAAATTCACATTATCTTAATGGTCTGAACAAAGTTTGGGACAAAAAAAGGGGAACACTAGTCAATGATTGGTTGTCTGATATAACGGTTTAACTCCATCTCGTCATGACTTGTCCAAGATACCCACCCGACATGACACAATGTTGGTACAATATTCTCTTTAACAGTGgtcttcttttgttgttgtgttttacagttcTTTTTCCTGGCTCAGCCAGTCCTGTATACCAGGCCCTGCTGAAAATACCATCCAACAGTTTTGTCTCCTGCAGCAATTTCTCTCTCcagtgtgcttctgtgtttaaatgttgtcattactgtgtgtctgtatttatgtgaaAGAGTTGTTTGTATGGGTGGATTTACTATGAGAGGATTATGaggtgttttatttgttaattgtgggtcattttaaaataacatcagaGGATTGTTGCAAATGAAGATGATGCAATTATTCTTTAATTGGACTGTGGTAGTGCAGATTGATCAAACAAGTCATCCTCTGCCCAGGTTTGGTTAATTGATGCAGTGACAGGTAAGGATCCTAGAATAATGATGTACAAAAGGCACGCTACCTACCCTTACTTCTGTTATTGCCATTTAGTGTATGAACCACTTTATcctctgaaatgtgttttggtAAGTAGACACTGATAGCTTGTGTAGTGTTCTTGCCAAATCCCTAAAtttctctttgttgtgtgtatctcgatttttctctgtgtgctttTAGTAGCGAAGCCGCCAACGTGAGTCGCTTGTTTCAGTAAACGTCTAAATGAAAATTGAGGGCACACCCAACTGGAGAAGCAGCTGTGCTTGCTAACGTTTGGTTCATGACTTAAAAAACACGTTCAGGTGATATATTCTTGGCAGTGTTCATTGGAGTAGTGTGATTTATTCCAGTTATAGTTATGTCACTGCAATGATTTTGTTGAATTAAGGGAACTCTTCTCTGATCTGTAAGGTAACCATTTTGTTGAACCTAATTTGAAGAAATGCAGTGTGaagactttttctttgtcttttccaaaatgtctctctgtagttgatgtgtgtgtggtgtgtgaagATGTTGTTCTCTCCTAAtgcctgattttattttcctgtagGATCTATTCCAGATGAGGCTAAAGCTTTGTCACTGTTGGCGCCAGCAAATGCTGTTGCAGGAATTCTGCCAGGAGGAGGACTTCTTCCAACGCCCAACCCCATCCCCAATCCACCTGTAAGATCTCATCCTCACTGTCTCGGACAAAAGTCTCTGACCACTGGAACATGTAACGTATAGAGCTGCAAAGATTAGTTAATTAATCCAGTcgatcagaaaaataaataatcttcCTGTCAGAAGCGGCCCCACAGGAGGTTGTTGGTGAGATGTGTGTGGGATCGGTTAAGAATTTCCATTCTTCTGAGCACTTAAGAATTTCATCCATTTTGGCTTAAAAGTTGATTTATAAAGTTTATCCATCATCTTGCTaacaacaaatgacaaaacaaacccacCTCAAGGTCGTTTCTTTGTGGTGTAAttttagtttcttctttttaaaaatgggtAAAAGGAATATTTCaataaaagagtgaaaattGAAGTTCAGTAGAGTGCACGTTTCaattttttgcatttgaaaattGTCACTCGTTATTTGTGGGTAGTAATGTCTTTTGTGTGATTATGAGTTGGAACTGAAACAGTTATCCATGGCCACATCTGTCAGTAGCATTATTTCCACATTTCAACATCAGTAAGAGTACAAACAGTAAGCTAGCAAAACAAATGTGCCTtaacatgtgtctgtgtgtgggttttttttttttttttttttttttttttaattccagaTTGGAGGGAACCCTTTTGGTGCGCCGAACATGGACGCGATGGCTGCATTTGGCTTCCCAGGACCCAATATGAATCCCCAGGTGAGAGGTCGTCTTGAATGACAATGATTAGTTATTTTCCAAAACCGGCATAGTTTAAAACGCAGCATTTCTGATAATGCAAGCTCCTACTTATTTTCACTGTCTCTTCACAGGCTGCTGATCAGCTCTTAAAGTTCATGACGGATCCAAAGTACGTTCGTATAAAGAACTTCCTTTATTATCTGTAGACTGTGCCTGAAAGCAGTTTTAAATAACGCAGTAAAGACATagatatgttgttgtttttgtagtaGTGGGTCAACTAATGAATATTCCTTTGTTTAGACTGAATCCCCTGGCTGCAAGCTTAAACCTGAATGCAGGTTTGAAGGCTGACGGATCTAATAAAGAAATCGAAGAGGCCATGAAAAGAGTCAGAGAGGCTCAGTCGCTCATTTCTGCTGCTATTGAACCTGGAAGTGAGTGCGCACAAGTTGGGAGGACTTTCTTGCCAGGATGTTGACTTTGTATTGTGAAGCTGTCTGTTTTGTCTGCATTGCAGTGTTAAGCAGTCATGATTACTGTGTTTTTCTACCTTGCACTCATGTTGAATGTGTAATATTGCACCTTGAAAAATCATACACAATGTCTGGTTTTGCTGTCCTGCAGATAAGGAGAGCAAAAAGAAGCGCTCTCGGTCGCGGTCCAGGTCCAGAAGGAGGTGGTCCAGATCACGTTCAAGACACAAGTaaaattttctgttgataatGTGAACAGTTGAGAAAGAGAAACTTTGCCAGCGTgcaaaaa encodes:
- the LOC130179217 gene encoding serine/arginine-rich splicing factor 11-like isoform X1, with the protein product MNYTTKVVQVTNVSPSTTSEQMRTLFGFLGTIEELKLFPPDDSPMPVTSRVCFVKFQEPESVGVSQHLTNTVFVDRALIVVPFAEGSIPDEAKALSLLAPANAVAGILPGGGLLPTPNPIPNPPIGGNPFGAPNMDAMAAFGFPGPNMNPQAADQLLKFMTDPKLNPLAASLNLNAGLKADGSNKEIEEAMKRVREAQSLISAAIEPGNKESKKKRSRSRSRSRRRWSRSRSRHKRTRSRSRRRSSSRSRRRSKSLRRRRSHSRDRSRRSRSRSRDRKKDDSGRRRSKTPPKSYSTARRSRSMSRRRRRSRSSSRSPPKKSPKRRSSRSPSPRRHKKEKKRDKERDRERRSDKDRSRDERELSTNKKKKSKDKERERERKSDSEKGDVKITRDYDEEEQGYDSEKEREDRKDSDDSALSPQSVEGNGTARPMKQAKVNGADDHHEEDMDVSD